Below is a genomic region from Brevinematales bacterium.
CGCTTGACGAATACTTATCGCTGATGAAAGGGGATAAGAAGACGCTCGACAGGCTGCCCCCGGACTGCCGGCTCTATGTGCTGACATTCGACGACGCGACCTACGGGCAGTTCGATTTCCTCGGCGCCGATAAGAACGGGGAACCTATTATCGACCCCGATTGCGCGGTCGGTATCATGATCGGGTTCTCGAAGAAACACCCGGACTTTAAGCTGAACGCCGCGTTCTGCATCGATTTCGAGAATACCCCGTTTATGCAGAACGGGTATGTGGAAAAGAAGCTGAATCTGCTTCTCGATTACGGATTCGAACTGGTAAACCATACCGCCGACCATGAATACCTTGCGAACCTTTACCCCGATAATAAGGCGAAGATCGATAAGGAGATCGGCAGGGCGATGGAGCTGTTCGAGTCCTATCTGGGATACCGCGCCCGGACGATCGATAAAATCTGCTATCCCGGCGGGTTCGACAGCCCGGAGATGTACGGCTACCTGAAGAAGATTACCTATAATGGAAAGACGTATCAATTCGAGGCGGCGTTGGACGCGGAGGGGTTGCAGGCGTATAATCCGAACGATTCCCGTTTTAACCCGTTCGATATCGCCCGTATCGAGATTAACGCAAAGGATTTTAAGACCTTTGTCCTCAATGCCCCGGGGCTATATAAAACCCCGCCGGTACTGGCGTTTAAGAAAGGAAATAACGGCTATATAGAAAAAGCATTCGAATTTATCCCGGAATCCGTGATAACGGGAAACGCTCATGAGTGAAAAGAAATCGTAGTTGAGGCGGATTAATGAACGGACAGGAAAATAAGTTTAAAATCGTACGCTTCCAGAAGGGGAGTTTTCCGCTGATCGAGGGACAGCCCAGCGAGGATTATTTCTTCATTATTAAGCAGGGAAAAGTACGTCAATTCACATCCAGTATCACCATCGGATCGCAGAGCGAACTTATCCTGAACGAGGGGGATTTCTTCGGGGTCATATCCTGTATGGCTTATCGCTCCCGCCTTCATTCCATCGAAATGCTCGAGGATACTCTCGCGATCATGGTCAAGCGCGACGATTTTAATTTCCTGATCGAGAAGAACGCCCCGATTGCGTTGAAAATCCTCCGTTACTTCAGCAAACAGCTCCGTTATTTCAACGCGCTCCTGACCGAGCTATCGTTGAAATCCTACACCACCGAAAATCCCATCCACCTCTACGACCTCGGCGAGTACTACGATTCGAAGAAGATGCAGTTCAATCACGCGGCCTACGCGTTCTACCAGTATATCAAGCATAATCCCGAGGGAAATTATGTCCCGCTCGCCAAATCCAAGCTCTCGAAGATTATCACCAATCACCGGGATAAACTGCACCTCGAACCCCGGCGGGAAGATAATTATATCTACTACTACGAGGATTCGCAGATCATATTTCTCGAGCACGAATTGGGGAATAATCTTTTTATCATACAGGAAGGCGAGGTAAAAATATCGAAGGTCGAGAATAAACAGGAAGTGCTGCTGAATGTCCTAAAACAAGGGGACATCTTCGGCGAAATGGCAATCCTTGAAAATAAGCCCCGTAACGCGACGGCGGTCGCATCGGGAAAAGTTAAACTGATGGCGGTCAGCCGCGAGAACTTCGTGAATATCGTCAGCAACCATCCCCAGATCGCCACCAAGATTATCTCGCTCCTCTCGGAGCGCATCTGGTTCATCCACCGGCATATCACCAATATGATGATCGCCGACCCGGAGACGCGCCTCTACGACGCGTTCCATATCCTCCTGATGAAGGGGCGTGTAAATATCGGGGGCGGCGGGCCGTTTACCTTCGACGTCGGTTTCGACGATATGCTGAAATTTACCGGGCTCGAGAATACCTCCAGCGGCTTCAGCGCGTTACGGAATATAATGGAAGTGGATAAGACGACGTTCGGGCTGAAGGCGGGTAAGATTGTCTGCTACGACATCCGTAAGATCGAGGAAAAAATGGCGATGGTACGCCGGAACCGCGAGCTCCAGAATAAGCGTAACCTGCCGCAATAAAAAAATGGGCTTATATGAGGCTGTTGACGAAGACGGAATTTTTACATTTTCCGTCACTGCGATGAGCAGAGCGAAGAAGCAGTCTATATAGTTTTATACATATTAATAGAATAGACTGCTTCGCCGCTTCGCGTCTCGCAGTGACAAAAAAGAGCTGACATTCCTTCTTTATCATCAAGCCCCGTGTTTTTCAATTTTTATTTATCGATCAATAACGACAGGTCGAGGTTTTTCACCGTATGGGTAAGCTCCCCCATCGAAACAAAATCCACCCCGATATCGCCGAGTTCCCGCAGACGCTTCTCGTCGATATTCCCCGATACCTCGATATGTTTAGCCCCGTCGATCATCTTCATCGCCTCGCGAACTTTGTTATTATCCATATTATCGAGCATGAGGATATCCGCGTCCGTCTCCGCCGCTTCGGCAACCTGTTCGAGCGTCGCGGTCTCGATCTCGACCGTCACCATCGGGTATGCCTTTTTCGCGAGCTCCACCGCGCGGGTAACCGACCCCACGGCGGCGATATGGTTATCCTTGATCAGAATCATGTCGTATAGGCCGAGACGGTGATTATACCCGCCGCCGGTCGCGACCGCGTATTTCTGGAGTTCCCGCAGGCCGGGCAGGGTTTTCCGGGTATCGAGGAGTTTGGTGGGAGTCCCGTCGAGGAGTTTCACATAACGGTTGACTTTTGTGCTGATGCCGGAGAGCAGGCCGAGAAAATTCAAGGCGATTCGTTCGCCCGTCGTGATCGCGGACGGTTTACCCTTGATGATCATCAGGGTGTCGCCTTTTTCCACAAACTCGCCGTCTTTTTTATGATGTTCGATTTCGATACTGATAGAACTGGAAACCATCGAATAAACCCGCGCGGCGACATACACTCCGCAGACAATGCCGCTCTCTTTCGCGAATATCCTCCCGGTACGCGACGCCTCGCTCAATCCGCCGAATAATGATGTTGTCGTTATGTCGCCGCGGCCGTCCAGATCCTCGATAATCGCCGAGTGTACGACCGACCTCAGCATCTCGTCCGAAAGCCGCTCGATCCGCTTAGGAAAATCGATCCCCTTCTTTTTCTTCATATCACCCCGTCAAATTTACTCTGAAGCCGTCGCCGCGGAATTATCCGAAGGGGCTTCAGGAGCCTTTTCAGGTTCTTTCACGGACGCATCGGAAATCCGTGATATCTTGTCGAAGATAAACTGGCTCATCGCTTCCCTGTCCTGCTGCGAAAGGTGCGTGAAACGGAACGCGCAGAAATTTTTCTGGTACGCGACCACAACCGCGTTCACCAGTACATCCCGCGTATCCAGCATGAACTGCATATTCTTCACTTCCATCCCGTTCTCGATTGCAGTCTGTTCGAACGTACCGACCAGCTCCACC
It encodes:
- a CDS encoding polysaccharide deacetylase family protein, with amino-acid sequence MDRFEEDLFQLKKRRNPLWTETKKEGGNVFPVKRIIINALIVLAAAGVLIVNGMLILNAMDNHSGPKKFTYGDKVDPYTNQTIDDIFSGVAGRIPILMYHNFITPASAGQIGYISKGKMRYYVSSDEFREQLELLYANNFRNISLDEYLSLMKGDKKTLDRLPPDCRLYVLTFDDATYGQFDFLGADKNGEPIIDPDCAVGIMIGFSKKHPDFKLNAAFCIDFENTPFMQNGYVEKKLNLLLDYGFELVNHTADHEYLANLYPDNKAKIDKEIGRAMELFESYLGYRARTIDKICYPGGFDSPEMYGYLKKITYNGKTYQFEAALDAEGLQAYNPNDSRFNPFDIARIEINAKDFKTFVLNAPGLYKTPPVLAFKKGNNGYIEKAFEFIPESVITGNAHE
- a CDS encoding cyclic nucleotide-binding domain-containing protein; this translates as MNGQENKFKIVRFQKGSFPLIEGQPSEDYFFIIKQGKVRQFTSSITIGSQSELILNEGDFFGVISCMAYRSRLHSIEMLEDTLAIMVKRDDFNFLIEKNAPIALKILRYFSKQLRYFNALLTELSLKSYTTENPIHLYDLGEYYDSKKMQFNHAAYAFYQYIKHNPEGNYVPLAKSKLSKIITNHRDKLHLEPRREDNYIYYYEDSQIIFLEHELGNNLFIIQEGEVKISKVENKQEVLLNVLKQGDIFGEMAILENKPRNATAVASGKVKLMAVSRENFVNIVSNHPQIATKIISLLSERIWFIHRHITNMMIADPETRLYDAFHILLMKGRVNIGGGGPFTFDVGFDDMLKFTGLENTSSGFSALRNIMEVDKTTFGLKAGKIVCYDIRKIEEKMAMVRRNRELQNKRNLPQ
- the nadC gene encoding carboxylating nicotinate-nucleotide diphosphorylase encodes the protein MKKKKGIDFPKRIERLSDEMLRSVVHSAIIEDLDGRGDITTTSLFGGLSEASRTGRIFAKESGIVCGVYVAARVYSMVSSSISIEIEHHKKDGEFVEKGDTLMIIKGKPSAITTGERIALNFLGLLSGISTKVNRYVKLLDGTPTKLLDTRKTLPGLRELQKYAVATGGGYNHRLGLYDMILIKDNHIAAVGSVTRAVELAKKAYPMVTVEIETATLEQVAEAAETDADILMLDNMDNNKVREAMKMIDGAKHIEVSGNIDEKRLRELGDIGVDFVSMGELTHTVKNLDLSLLIDK